One region of Desulfovibrio sp. JC022 genomic DNA includes:
- a CDS encoding PTS system mannose/fructose/sorbose family transporter subunit IID, with protein sequence MDKAAEQKPLGLAFARCFLRSYFVGAGFNTRGLQNIGFSYAMQPGLEAIYDDPAELSKARRRYVKHYNSHPFWAPLLVAIFLSVEVQIRDGRFPVQLLDKLKNTTSYTLSAIGDSVFSGSALIFWALATVNMLLAGHHVQAMLLGLVSFAVLQSFKAFTFWSGINKGLGFLDELKRWDLINWGERLKYANAFLVLLIWFQLWPRPLHGFEWYGGTAVLGVLGWLVATGKIAREIVAVLVVVIGLLTLHML encoded by the coding sequence ATGGATAAAGCAGCAGAACAGAAACCATTAGGTCTGGCCTTTGCCAGATGCTTTCTGCGTTCCTATTTTGTAGGGGCGGGCTTCAACACCCGCGGCTTGCAGAATATTGGCTTTTCCTATGCTATGCAGCCCGGTCTTGAGGCTATTTATGACGACCCGGCAGAGCTGTCCAAGGCTCGCAGGCGTTATGTGAAGCATTACAATTCGCATCCGTTCTGGGCTCCGCTGCTGGTGGCGATATTCCTGTCTGTGGAAGTGCAGATCAGGGACGGGCGATTCCCGGTCCAATTGCTGGACAAGTTGAAAAATACCACCAGTTACACACTTTCAGCCATCGGCGACTCGGTTTTCTCCGGCAGCGCGTTGATCTTCTGGGCTTTGGCGACAGTGAATATGCTGCTGGCTGGTCATCATGTGCAGGCTATGCTACTCGGTTTAGTGTCGTTTGCGGTGCTGCAATCTTTCAAGGCATTCACCTTCTGGTCCGGTATTAATAAGGGGCTGGGATTCTTGGATGAACTTAAACGATGGGACTTGATCAACTGGGGAGAGCGGCTTAAGTACGCCAACGCTTTCCTTGTGCTGCTGATCTGGTTTCAGCTCTGGCCCCGCCCGTTACATGGATTTGAATGGTACGGGGGGACCGCGGTTCTTGGAGTGCTGGGCTGGCTGGTAGCCACCGGCAAAATTGCCCGTGAAATAGTTGCGGTTCTGGTCGTTGTTATCGGACTGCTGACTTTGCATATGCTGTGA
- a CDS encoding HPr family phosphocarrier protein codes for MTEESALREGAPVDGEVVARTVVVTNQLGLHARPAAKLAQEAQNFAADIMVVCESQEVDAKSILDVLTLAAAQGCVLELRADGSDASAALDCLEELFKNRFGEEK; via the coding sequence ATGACTGAAGAGAGCGCGCTTCGCGAAGGAGCCCCGGTAGACGGGGAGGTCGTAGCCCGGACAGTGGTTGTGACCAACCAGTTGGGGTTGCATGCCCGTCCGGCAGCCAAACTTGCGCAGGAAGCCCAGAATTTTGCAGCGGACATCATGGTTGTCTGCGAATCTCAGGAAGTGGACGCCAAAAGCATTCTGGATGTGCTTACTCTGGCGGCAGCGCAGGGCTGTGTCCTTGAACTGCGGGCTGATGGCTCTGATGCCTCAGCTGCCCTTGATTGTCTTGAGGAACTTTTTAAAAACAGATTCGGCGAGGAAAAGTAA